A window from Planctomicrobium piriforme encodes these proteins:
- a CDS encoding DNA adenine methylase, protein MKIKAIAPWFGGKRTMAPLVVHELGKHTQYFEPFCGSMAVLFAKEPSQKETVNDLHGDLVNLAGCLQNEHDAVWLYDRCQRTLFSEGLLNDARAYFDEQPPEVDNCGNNRERAYWYFLASWMGRNGTAGTARLDYQIAVRWTKNGGSPTVRFRNALESLPAWHNRLKNVVILQRDAFKIIDRFEDCTGTAIYADPPYHAITRSKGAIKNGRGGKYLHEFDHSDGMFGDDHTRLAEVLRGYRKARVVVSYYDCQRIRELYDGWTFVECYRQKHLHAQNGRGARPKQAPEILIVNGPSNGALPQ, encoded by the coding sequence ATGAAGATTAAAGCCATCGCACCCTGGTTTGGAGGTAAACGGACGATGGCTCCGCTGGTTGTCCACGAACTGGGAAAGCATACCCAGTATTTCGAGCCGTTCTGCGGATCAATGGCCGTGCTGTTCGCGAAGGAGCCCAGCCAGAAAGAGACCGTCAACGACCTGCACGGCGATCTTGTGAATCTGGCCGGATGTCTGCAGAACGAACATGATGCGGTCTGGCTCTATGACCGATGTCAGCGAACTCTCTTTAGTGAGGGACTGCTGAATGATGCTCGAGCGTACTTTGATGAACAGCCACCCGAAGTGGACAACTGCGGAAACAACCGCGAACGGGCCTACTGGTACTTCCTCGCGTCGTGGATGGGTCGCAATGGAACAGCGGGTACCGCTCGTCTCGATTATCAGATTGCGGTGCGTTGGACAAAGAACGGCGGATCCCCAACCGTCCGATTTCGCAACGCTCTTGAATCTCTTCCCGCTTGGCACAATCGCCTGAAGAATGTCGTCATCCTGCAACGGGATGCGTTCAAGATCATTGACCGCTTCGAGGACTGTACAGGGACCGCAATCTACGCGGATCCGCCGTACCACGCGATCACGAGATCAAAAGGCGCAATTAAGAACGGGCGCGGCGGAAAGTACCTGCACGAGTTCGATCACAGCGACGGCATGTTTGGCGACGATCACACCCGCTTAGCAGAAGTCCTTCGCGGGTACCGGAAAGCCAGAGTTGTCGTCAGCTACTACGACTGCCAGCGGATCCGCGAACTCTACGACGGCTGGACGTTCGTTGAGTGCTACCGCCAGAAACACCTTCACGCCCAGAACGGAAGGGGAGCCAGGCCGAAGCAGGCCCCTGAAATCCTGATCGTCAACGGACCGAGCAACGGAGCGCTGCCACAGTGA
- a CDS encoding carbon storage regulator produces the protein MLILSRFMDEKVVIVQNGKEIGSVMLVDVRSEHGLNRALLGFASDPEIKFWRQELWDNIQRGEGPKKT, from the coding sequence GTGTTAATTCTTTCGAGATTTATGGATGAAAAGGTTGTGATCGTTCAGAACGGCAAGGAAATCGGCAGCGTAATGCTCGTTGATGTGCGATCAGAACACGGCCTGAACAGAGCCCTGCTGGGCTTTGCTAGCGACCCCGAGATTAAGTTCTGGCGACAGGAACTATGGGACAACATTCAGCGAGGAGAAGGGCCAAAGAAAACATGA
- a CDS encoding AAA family ATPase, with protein MATKAAKTTKAAAPRTVILENVGPIPRMEINVRPSGITRLVAPNGSGKSLALEAVSTALKGSGKVPLRDQTKRGVVDAFGAKITLGGTCRHTGEVQVEHLEGRLDIGALIDPRLKSPAAADAARIKALVYLTGVKADATLFQKHQAFEDWNKIVDPESVKTEDLVEMARRIKADYDSAARQAEAEAEREEGHANGMGVPEDLDLSAPSDAAELAKEYDSARDILTRLHSSQQEYQRAKLTADTAQQQLDKLLSEETQPLEEATKEYEAALAARDSVDEAIKKTESRLAEWKKKRGEVVSRIDVLHERIRSQGTRQSAIDLSTKLVDDFKALSPVEDQAIVEAQAVVDTARQQVEQGAVIRQAIKTSEKAAEHRTLASKARDRAGRLRDAGRATDEVLSNAIHSNLLRIESDGKSARLVTETDRGKSTPYHELSAGERGAIAIDIAADHVGEHGILVISQEVFEGLDHDNRMKIEAKAVERNVAILTAEASQEEDAKFEVRGVE; from the coding sequence ATGGCTACGAAAGCAGCGAAGACAACGAAGGCGGCGGCCCCACGCACGGTGATTCTCGAAAACGTCGGTCCCATTCCCCGCATGGAGATCAATGTCCGGCCCAGCGGCATCACCCGACTGGTCGCCCCCAACGGAAGCGGTAAGTCTCTGGCCCTGGAAGCGGTTTCGACCGCCCTCAAAGGCTCCGGCAAAGTCCCCCTGCGGGATCAGACAAAACGGGGTGTCGTCGATGCCTTCGGAGCGAAGATCACTCTCGGGGGAACCTGTCGACACACCGGGGAAGTGCAGGTCGAACACCTCGAAGGGCGACTGGATATCGGAGCCCTGATCGATCCCCGCCTGAAGTCGCCGGCGGCGGCCGACGCAGCCCGCATCAAGGCCCTGGTCTACCTGACCGGAGTGAAGGCCGACGCCACGTTGTTTCAGAAGCATCAGGCGTTCGAAGACTGGAACAAGATCGTCGACCCCGAGTCGGTCAAGACGGAAGACCTGGTCGAAATGGCCCGGCGGATCAAGGCGGATTACGACTCCGCGGCTCGTCAGGCGGAAGCGGAAGCGGAGCGTGAGGAAGGGCACGCCAACGGGATGGGTGTTCCCGAGGATCTGGATCTCAGCGCCCCCAGCGACGCGGCAGAACTTGCGAAGGAATACGACTCGGCCCGAGACATTCTCACGCGGCTGCATTCGTCACAGCAGGAATACCAGCGAGCAAAGCTGACCGCTGACACCGCCCAGCAGCAGCTCGACAAACTGCTGAGTGAAGAAACGCAGCCTCTGGAAGAGGCAACGAAGGAATATGAGGCGGCGCTGGCTGCCCGCGATTCCGTCGATGAGGCGATCAAAAAGACAGAAAGTCGACTCGCGGAATGGAAGAAGAAGCGGGGCGAGGTGGTCTCCCGAATTGACGTGCTGCATGAACGAATTCGGTCGCAGGGCACCCGTCAGTCGGCGATTGATCTCTCGACGAAGCTGGTCGATGACTTCAAGGCTCTGTCGCCCGTCGAAGATCAAGCGATCGTCGAGGCCCAAGCAGTCGTCGATACCGCCCGCCAACAGGTCGAGCAGGGGGCCGTCATCCGCCAGGCGATCAAGACTTCGGAGAAAGCGGCAGAACACCGCACGCTGGCTTCGAAGGCACGGGACCGCGCTGGTCGACTCCGGGACGCCGGTCGAGCGACGGACGAAGTTCTCAGCAACGCCATTCACAGCAATCTGCTGCGGATCGAGTCCGACGGGAAATCAGCCCGGCTGGTGACTGAAACCGACCGAGGCAAGTCGACGCCGTATCACGAACTCTCGGCCGGCGAACGCGGCGCCATCGCCATCGACATCGCGGCGGACCACGTCGGCGAACACGGGATTCTGGTCATCAGCCAGGAAGTCTTCGAAGGGTTGGACCACGACAACCGCATGAAGATCGAGGCGAAGGCGGTCGAACGGAATGTCGCCATTCTGACGGCGGAAGCGTCCCAGGAAGAGGATGCCAAGTTCGAAGTCCGCGGGGTCGAGTAA
- a CDS encoding YqaJ viral recombinase family nuclease: MGASQQSRVRRPSGPAPIKGPEAHSEEWNSLRFFNQNRSPRPVIIGASRSAMACGVDPHCSTLQGYMEARGELPPFEPSEEQKERMSNGLEIEPYVLRLYSKKMKCQVEPNSTMYFHPNHWWMGATQDGRGYRTEPEPEEWTVESKNAGYRMFDKTGTDDSKYGEDGTDQVPLTVLYQCQHQMAVMGTERADVPVFTDNRLRIYTVPRSDELIATIIEAEKELAERIVNGDPPPPDYTHAGTRKLLTSMYGCVVGSKIELGLDLKNAWLEREEISLQLKALEDRKDEITNALLDAIGMHELATFSESDIRVNRITVKDSLVTQKQVDELAARIGQVGRKGSVRLLRVKGK; this comes from the coding sequence ATGGGAGCATCCCAACAGTCACGCGTGAGAAGGCCCTCCGGTCCGGCTCCGATCAAAGGCCCGGAAGCTCACAGCGAGGAGTGGAATAGCCTGCGATTCTTCAATCAGAACCGCAGCCCGCGCCCGGTGATCATCGGTGCCAGTCGGTCAGCAATGGCCTGCGGCGTCGACCCGCACTGCTCCACCCTGCAGGGCTACATGGAAGCCCGCGGTGAACTGCCGCCGTTCGAGCCGAGCGAGGAACAGAAGGAGCGGATGTCAAACGGGCTGGAGATCGAGCCGTATGTGCTGCGGCTGTACTCCAAGAAGATGAAGTGTCAGGTCGAGCCGAACTCGACGATGTATTTCCACCCGAACCACTGGTGGATGGGGGCGACCCAGGACGGACGCGGCTACCGCACTGAACCGGAACCGGAAGAGTGGACGGTCGAGTCAAAGAACGCCGGCTACCGGATGTTCGACAAGACGGGGACCGACGATTCGAAGTACGGCGAGGATGGGACCGATCAGGTGCCGTTGACGGTGCTGTATCAGTGCCAGCACCAGATGGCCGTGATGGGAACCGAACGGGCGGATGTGCCAGTCTTCACGGATAACCGACTGCGGATCTACACGGTCCCCCGCAGCGACGAACTGATCGCGACGATCATCGAGGCCGAGAAGGAACTGGCTGAACGGATCGTCAACGGTGATCCCCCGCCGCCGGACTACACGCACGCTGGGACGCGCAAGCTGCTGACGTCGATGTACGGCTGTGTTGTGGGTTCGAAGATCGAACTGGGCCTCGACCTGAAGAATGCCTGGCTGGAGCGGGAAGAGATCAGCCTGCAATTGAAGGCCCTGGAAGATCGCAAGGACGAGATCACCAACGCATTACTCGACGCGATCGGCATGCACGAACTGGCGACTTTCAGTGAGTCGGACATTCGGGTGAATCGGATCACCGTCAAAGACTCGCTCGTCACTCAAAAGCAGGTCGACGAATTGGCCGCACGCATCGGTCAGGTCGGCCGCAAGGGCAGTGTGCGACTGCTGCGAGTCAAAGGGAAGTAG
- a CDS encoding carbon storage regulator — MMLVLTRKAGESILIGEGIVITVIQVGRNRVRLGFDAPGDLAIRRMELDSHSPTHGKNYGSIPTVTREKALRSGSDQRPGSSQRGVE, encoded by the coding sequence ATGATGCTGGTTCTCACACGCAAAGCGGGCGAAAGCATCCTCATCGGCGAGGGGATCGTCATCACGGTCATTCAGGTCGGACGCAACCGAGTCCGGCTCGGATTCGACGCCCCTGGAGACCTTGCGATTCGCCGCATGGAACTCGATTCACACTCACCAACCCACGGAAAGAATTATGGGAGCATCCCAACAGTCACGCGTGAGAAGGCCCTCCGGTCCGGCTCCGATCAAAGGCCCGGAAGCTCACAGCGAGGAGTGGAATAG
- a CDS encoding helix-turn-helix domain-containing protein: MQATERKSPVPPELAEIWMDREEACNTLRMRPVTLSKKVSAGVFATMRYGRFIFIARESVKVYLDQFRHVEKV, translated from the coding sequence ATGCAAGCCACTGAACGTAAAAGCCCTGTGCCGCCTGAGTTGGCGGAAATCTGGATGGATCGCGAAGAAGCCTGCAACACCCTGCGGATGCGTCCTGTCACGCTGAGCAAAAAGGTCAGTGCAGGTGTGTTCGCAACGATGCGATATGGGCGATTCATCTTCATTGCTCGCGAGAGCGTGAAGGTCTACCTCGATCAGTTCCGGCACGTTGAGAAGGTTTGA